The Chaetodon trifascialis isolate fChaTrf1 chromosome 17, fChaTrf1.hap1, whole genome shotgun sequence genome has a segment encoding these proteins:
- the vps72a gene encoding vacuolar protein sorting 72 homolog a, translating to MSLVVGREPRKTAGNRMSKLLDAEEEDEFYKTTYGGFNDESGDDEYHGEHSDTEDEVDSDFDIDEGDEPDSDQEEDAPRRKSRVVTKAYKEPIKVAKPKPKRPSEEQKKTEKAKVELKRRIPQEFQDFGETRKSVRQSTSEHTRKTNLRLQERQDAPRRRRGAHRDRPLTQEELLAEAKITAEINIRSLENYERLEADKKKQVHKKRRFEGPTIRYHSVLMPLVSHSVLKEENVDVEGLDQDVPQTAPQNPTTPSQQPAGGLCSRTYITFSDDEAFEAAFPHSAQSSPQLPVQEVCPVTHKAALYRDPVTDIPYANTRAFRIIREAYRKYVAAHGFPNTSGGVTGLDSSAAKGARQKMLVKQSAVGT from the exons ATGAGTCTGGTAGTTGGCCGCGAACCTAGAAAGACTGCGGGTAATCGCATGTCAAAATTATTGGAtgctgaagaagaggatgaattCTACAAGACCACTTATGGAGGCTTCAACGAC gAATCAGGAGATGATGAGTATCATGGAGAACATTCAGACACAGAGGATGAGGTGGACAGCGACTTTGACATCGATGAGGGTGACGAGCCAGACAGCGACCAGGAGGAGGATGCACCTCGGAGGAAAAGTCGGGTTGTCACAAAAGCATATAAG GAACCTATAAAGGTGGCAAAACCCAAACCCAAAAGACCCTCTGAGGAACAGAAGAAGACTGAGAAAGCTAAAGTGGAGCTCAAAAGGAGAATTCCACAAGAATTCCAAGATTTTGGCGAGA CTCGGAAGTCTGTGCGACAGTCGACCAGTGAACATACCAGAAAGACCAACCTGCGCTTGCAAGAACGTCAGGATGCCCCTCGGAGACGGAGAGGCGCTCATCGTGACCGGCCTCTTACCCAGGAAGAACTGCTGGCCGAGGCCAAAATAACAGCTGAGATCAACATTCGATCTTTAG AGAACTATGAACGCCTGGAGgcagacaagaagaaacaagtCCACAAGAAGCGGCGATTTGAAGGACCAACCATCCGTTACCATTCAGTCCTGATGCCACTGGTCTCTCACTCTGTCCTAAAAGAAGAAAACGTAGATGTGGAAGG GTTGGATCAGGACGTCCCTCAGACTGCGCCACAAAATCCCACCACGCCCTCCCAGCAGCCTGCCGGAGGCCTGTGCTCCCGTACTTACATAACATTCAGTGACGACGAAGCTTTCGAGGCGGCCTTTCCACACAGCGCCCAGTCAAGTCCTCAGCTTCCCGTCCAGGAGGTTTGTCCTGTCACCCACAAGGCCGCACTGTACAGAGACCCAGTCACTGACATACCTTATGCTAACACACGAGCCTTCCGCATCATCCGAGAAGCGTACCGTAAATACGTGGCTGCGCACGGATTTCCAAACACTTCGGGAGGGGTGACGGGACTTGACTCCTCTGCAGCGAAGGGTGCCCGCCAGAAAATGCTTGTCAAGCAAAGTGCTGTGGGAACATAG